One Dromiciops gliroides isolate mDroGli1 chromosome 3, mDroGli1.pri, whole genome shotgun sequence DNA segment encodes these proteins:
- the LOC122747754 gene encoding LOW QUALITY PROTEIN: eukaryotic translation initiation factor 3 subunit J-like (The sequence of the model RefSeq protein was modified relative to this genomic sequence to represent the inferred CDS: deleted 3 bases in 2 codons) yields MERAFPLLSFSHSHTQPEMAAVSGDSDSWDSNTFSLEEPVRKAGGAAGGDHWEGKNEDDDVKENWDDDDEEKKKKEETEVKPETKVSEKKKIAEKIKEKERQQKKRQKEIKKRLEEPEESKEITLEEQLADKVRLNKLQEEADLELAKETFGVNNTICGIDAMNPSSRDDFTEFGKLLKDKITQYEKSLYYASFLEALVRYVCISLEIDDLKNITNSLTVLCSEKQKQEKQSKAKKKKSVVPGGGLKATMKDDLADYGGYDGGYVQDSEDFM; encoded by the exons ATGGAAAGagccttccctcttctctccttctcacactcacacacccaGCCTGAGATGGCGGCGGTGTCCGGGGACTCGGATTCCTGGGACTCCAACACATTTTCGTTGGAGGAGCCGGTGCGGAAGGCGGGGGGGGCG GCCGGTGGGGACCACTGGGAGGGCAAGAATGAGGATGACGACGTCAAGGAA AactgggatgatgatgatgaagaaaaaaaaaaaaaagaggagacagaggTAAAACCAGAAACGAAAGTTTCAGAAAAGAAGAAGATAGCagagaaaatcaaagagaaagaacggcaacagaaaaaaagacaaaaagaaattaagaaaaggtTGGAAGAGCCTGAAGAATCTAAAGAGATCACACTAGAAGAACAATTAGCAGATAAAGTACGGCTAAATAAATTACAGGAAGAGGCAGACCTTGAATTAGCAAAAGAAACCTTTGGTGTTAATAACACAATCTGTGGTATAGATGCCATGAACCCCTCTTCAAGAGATGACTTCACAGAGTTTGGCAAGTTACTAAAAGATAAAATCACACAGTATGAAAAATCTCTATATTATGCCAGTTTCTTGGAAGCATTAGTTCGATATGTGTGTATTTCATTGGAAATTGATGACTTGAAAAATATTACCAATTCCTTGACAGTGCTATGCAgtgaaaaacagaaacaagaaaagcaaagcaaagccaaaaagaagaaaagtgtgGTTCCTGGAGGGGGATTAAAGGCTACAATGAAAGATGATCTTGCAGACTATGGTGGGTATGATGGAGGATATGTGCAAGACTCTGAAGACTTCATGTGA